One genomic window of Geodermatophilus sp. DSM 44513 includes the following:
- a CDS encoding DNA polymerase domain-containing protein — protein sequence MAAAKDAVLLQVDGHEVRVSSPEKPYFAERGIRKIDVVEYFIAVGGGILHALRDRPTTLERWPGGVFEGARLSTRLDNTGDAFYQKRVPKNAPDWVPTAHITFPSGRTADEIAPDSVAVVAWCANLGTLTFHPWPVSKADVEQPDQIRIDLDPQPGTDFSDAVWVAPHVRELLAEFGMRGWPKTSGGRGVHVYVPIQPRWTFPEVRRAVIAFGRELERRIPDRVTMSWWKEERGEKIFIDYNQMARDRTIASAYSIRPRPHAPVSAPVDWDELPDVHPTDFDVLTMPARFREVGDKHAGLSDHAFGIEPLLELAERQTRDAGLGDLPYPPDYPKMPGEPMRVQPSRARRPAGEGA from the coding sequence ATGGCGGCGGCCAAGGACGCCGTCCTGCTGCAGGTCGACGGGCACGAGGTGCGCGTCTCCAGCCCGGAGAAGCCGTACTTCGCCGAACGCGGGATCCGCAAGATCGACGTCGTCGAGTACTTCATCGCCGTCGGCGGCGGGATCCTGCACGCGCTGCGCGACCGGCCCACGACGCTGGAGCGCTGGCCGGGCGGGGTGTTCGAGGGCGCGCGGCTGTCGACCCGGTTGGACAACACCGGCGACGCCTTCTACCAGAAGCGGGTGCCCAAGAACGCGCCCGACTGGGTGCCGACGGCGCACATCACCTTCCCCAGCGGGCGGACGGCCGACGAGATCGCGCCGGACTCCGTCGCCGTCGTCGCCTGGTGCGCGAACCTGGGCACGCTGACCTTCCACCCGTGGCCGGTGTCCAAGGCCGACGTCGAGCAGCCCGACCAGATCCGCATCGACCTCGACCCGCAGCCGGGCACCGACTTCTCCGACGCCGTGTGGGTCGCGCCGCACGTGCGCGAGCTGCTCGCCGAGTTCGGCATGCGGGGCTGGCCGAAGACCTCCGGCGGACGCGGGGTGCACGTCTACGTGCCCATCCAGCCGCGCTGGACCTTCCCCGAGGTGCGTCGCGCGGTGATCGCCTTCGGCCGGGAGCTGGAACGGCGGATCCCCGACCGGGTGACCATGTCGTGGTGGAAGGAGGAACGCGGCGAGAAGATCTTCATCGACTACAACCAGATGGCCCGGGACCGCACCATCGCCTCCGCGTACTCCATCCGGCCCCGGCCGCACGCGCCGGTGTCCGCGCCGGTCGACTGGGACGAGCTGCCCGACGTGCACCCGACGGACTTCGACGTGCTCACCATGCCGGCGCGGTTCCGCGAGGTCGGCGACAAGCACGCGGGCCTGTCCGACCACGCGTTCGGCATCGAGCCGCTGCTGGAGCTGGCCGAGCGCCAGACCCGGGACGCCGGCCTGGGCGACCTGCCCTACCCGCCGGACTACCCGAAGATGCCGGGCGAGCCGATGCGCGTCCAGCCCAGCCGCGCCCGCCGTCCAGCCGGCGAGGGCGCCTGA
- a CDS encoding ATP-binding protein translates to MTRPTLFLTVGLPGTGKTTEARRVEVEEQALRLTKDEWVKALYGLANPSSASDVIEGRLIDIGLRALELGIDVVVDFGLWSRDERSALRRAAADLGVAVEMRYLALEPAEQRRRLDQRQAEEPHSTWHVSDEELGTWAAAFSVPTPGELDGSEPIDDPPAGFADWTAWRRHRWPPSVS, encoded by the coding sequence ATGACGCGACCGACGCTGTTCCTGACCGTGGGCCTGCCCGGCACGGGGAAGACCACAGAGGCACGGCGTGTGGAGGTCGAGGAGCAGGCCCTCCGTCTCACGAAGGACGAGTGGGTGAAGGCCCTCTACGGGCTCGCGAACCCGTCGTCGGCCTCCGACGTGATCGAGGGGCGGCTCATCGACATCGGGCTGCGCGCCCTCGAACTGGGCATCGACGTCGTCGTCGACTTCGGCCTGTGGAGCAGGGACGAGCGCTCCGCCCTGCGGCGAGCGGCCGCCGACCTCGGTGTGGCGGTCGAGATGCGCTACCTCGCACTCGAGCCGGCCGAACAGCGGAGACGACTCGACCAGCGCCAGGCCGAGGAGCCGCACTCCACGTGGCACGTCTCCGACGAGGAACTCGGGACGTGGGCCGCCGCCTTCAGCGTCCCGACGCCCGGGGAACTCGACGGCAGTGAACCGATCGACGACCCGCCGGCAGGGTTCGCGGACTGGACCGCCTGGCGCAGGCACCGCTGGCCGCCATCGGTCTCCTGA
- the serA gene encoding phosphoglycerate dehydrogenase has protein sequence MPRALLLENVDPVAVQLLSAAGYEVESVRGALDEDDLDAALDGVRVLGIRSKTQVSAAVLQRHPALAAVGAFCIGTNQVDLAGAAAAGVAVFNAPYSNTRSVVELAIAEIISLARRLMDRDRALHAGVWDKSATGSHEIRGRTLGIVGYGNIGSQLSVLAEALGMRVLFHDLEDKLALGNAQACGSLEELLERAETVTLHVDGRAGNAGLFGAEQFARMRPRSLFLNLSRGFVVDHEALREHVLSGHIAGAAVDVFPDEPREQGDEFSSVLRGLPNVILTPHIGGSTQEAQYDIGRFVAGKLVDYTRTGTTTLSVNLPAVALHGSSAARFALLHRNVPGVLARADALVGEHGLNVDGQVLATRGELGYVVTDVNAPLPPALLVALEALPETVRLTTFP, from the coding sequence ATGCCCCGAGCCCTGCTGCTGGAGAACGTCGACCCGGTGGCGGTGCAGCTGCTGTCCGCGGCCGGCTACGAGGTCGAGTCGGTGCGGGGTGCACTCGACGAGGACGACCTGGACGCCGCGCTGGACGGCGTCCGGGTGCTGGGCATCCGGTCGAAGACGCAGGTGAGCGCCGCGGTCCTGCAGCGGCACCCGGCGCTGGCGGCGGTGGGCGCCTTCTGCATCGGCACCAACCAGGTCGACCTCGCCGGGGCGGCCGCGGCCGGGGTGGCGGTGTTCAACGCGCCGTACTCCAACACCCGCAGCGTGGTCGAGCTGGCGATCGCGGAGATCATCAGCCTGGCCCGGCGGCTGATGGACCGGGACCGCGCGCTGCACGCCGGGGTGTGGGACAAGTCGGCGACCGGGAGCCACGAGATCCGGGGGCGGACGCTGGGCATCGTCGGCTACGGCAACATCGGCAGCCAGCTGTCGGTGCTGGCCGAGGCCCTGGGCATGCGGGTGCTGTTCCACGACCTGGAGGACAAGCTCGCCCTGGGCAACGCCCAGGCCTGCGGCAGCCTGGAGGAGCTGCTGGAGCGCGCGGAGACCGTGACGCTGCACGTCGACGGGCGCGCCGGCAACGCCGGGCTGTTCGGCGCCGAGCAGTTCGCCCGGATGCGCCCGCGCAGCCTGTTCCTCAACCTCTCCCGCGGGTTCGTCGTCGACCACGAGGCGCTGCGCGAGCACGTCCTGAGCGGCCACATCGCCGGCGCGGCGGTCGACGTGTTCCCCGACGAGCCCCGCGAGCAGGGCGACGAGTTCTCCTCCGTGCTGCGCGGACTGCCCAACGTCATCCTCACCCCGCACATCGGCGGGTCGACCCAGGAGGCGCAGTACGACATCGGCCGCTTCGTCGCCGGCAAGCTCGTCGACTACACCCGCACCGGGACGACCACGCTGAGCGTGAACCTGCCCGCGGTGGCCCTGCACGGCTCCTCGGCGGCGCGGTTCGCGCTGCTGCACCGCAACGTGCCCGGCGTGCTGGCCCGGGCCGATGCGCTGGTCGGCGAGCACGGGCTCAACGTGGACGGCCAGGTGCTGGCCACCCGCGGCGAGCTCGGCTACGTCGTCACCGACGTCAACGCCCCCCTGCCGCCGGCCCTGCTGGTCGCGCTCGAGGCGCTGCCCGAGACCGTCCGCCTGACGACCTTCCCCTGA
- a CDS encoding glycoside hydrolase family 15 protein, with translation MSSTAIADHAFLSDRHSCALVDRAGSVVWLCFPRFDGPAVFAALLDDDAGHWSVAPEAPWTSTRRYAGRSLALETTFRTADGEVVLTDALGLGPDDQGHRLGVDVPHVLVRRLACTSGEVDVLVDYRPRPEYGLVVPLLSRVEGGVAARGGADWLVLTLPGQVVLADGRARARLRLRAGDVVHLGLQRSTLGSAVPAHVWTQPRLAGLLDRTLAAWESWSDLHQTYTGPWADLVQLSGRVLQGLSYQPSGAIVAAGTTSLPEAVRGERNWDYRYTWVRDASFTMEALWVAACPDEAADFFSFMTTAGAGGIGPATSLQIVFGVGGEHDLSERALGHLRGWRDSRPVRVGNGAWDQRQVDVYGELLGAAARLADQLPDLDEETRGFLAACADTAAARWRDPDQGIWEVRGQPRHFVYSKVMCWVALDRAITLAPRLGWEDRVEDWVKARGEISDAVLEQGWDERAGAFTQSFGSTALDASVLVLPIVGFLPADDPRVLATIDAVAERLTDDRGLVYRYRTGDGVDGLPGDEGTFLLCTFWLAQALALTGQVDRARAVFERAAAFASDLGLLAEEVDPGTGELLGNLPQAFSHIGLVNAAWAIDQAQRGRRPD, from the coding sequence GTGAGCTCCACCGCGATCGCCGACCACGCCTTCCTCTCCGACCGGCACTCCTGCGCGCTGGTCGACCGCGCCGGGTCCGTCGTCTGGCTGTGCTTCCCGCGCTTCGACGGGCCGGCGGTGTTCGCCGCGCTCCTGGACGACGACGCCGGCCACTGGTCGGTGGCGCCGGAGGCGCCGTGGACGTCGACCCGCCGCTACGCCGGGCGCTCGCTCGCCCTGGAGACGACCTTCCGGACGGCGGACGGCGAGGTGGTGCTCACCGACGCGCTGGGCCTGGGCCCGGACGACCAGGGGCACCGGCTGGGCGTCGACGTCCCCCACGTCCTGGTGCGCCGGCTGGCCTGCACCTCCGGGGAGGTCGACGTGCTGGTCGACTACCGGCCGCGGCCGGAGTACGGGCTGGTCGTGCCGCTGCTGTCCCGCGTGGAGGGCGGGGTCGCCGCGCGGGGCGGGGCGGACTGGCTGGTCCTCACGCTGCCCGGCCAGGTCGTGCTGGCCGACGGGCGGGCCCGGGCCCGGCTGCGCCTGCGGGCGGGGGACGTCGTCCACCTCGGGCTGCAGCGCAGCACGCTGGGCAGCGCCGTCCCGGCGCACGTGTGGACCCAGCCGCGGCTGGCCGGACTGCTCGACCGCACCCTGGCGGCGTGGGAGTCCTGGTCGGACCTGCACCAGACCTACACCGGGCCGTGGGCGGACCTGGTGCAGCTCAGCGGCCGGGTGCTGCAGGGGCTGTCCTACCAGCCCAGCGGGGCGATCGTCGCCGCGGGCACCACCTCGCTGCCGGAGGCCGTCAGGGGCGAGCGGAACTGGGACTACCGCTACACCTGGGTGCGGGACGCGAGCTTCACGATGGAGGCGCTGTGGGTCGCCGCCTGCCCGGACGAGGCGGCGGACTTCTTCTCCTTCATGACGACCGCGGGGGCCGGGGGCATCGGCCCGGCCACCTCCCTGCAGATCGTGTTCGGCGTCGGCGGGGAGCACGACCTGTCCGAGCGCGCCCTGGGCCACCTGCGGGGGTGGCGCGACAGCCGGCCGGTGCGGGTGGGCAACGGCGCCTGGGACCAGCGGCAGGTCGACGTCTACGGGGAGCTGCTGGGCGCCGCCGCCCGGCTGGCCGACCAGCTGCCCGACCTCGACGAGGAGACCCGCGGCTTCCTCGCCGCCTGCGCCGACACCGCCGCCGCCCGCTGGCGGGACCCCGACCAGGGCATCTGGGAGGTGCGCGGGCAGCCGCGGCACTTCGTCTACTCCAAGGTCATGTGCTGGGTCGCGCTGGACCGGGCGATCACGCTGGCCCCCCGGTTGGGCTGGGAGGACCGGGTCGAGGACTGGGTGAAGGCACGCGGGGAGATTTCCGACGCCGTCCTGGAGCAGGGGTGGGACGAGCGGGCCGGCGCGTTCACCCAGTCCTTCGGGTCCACCGCGCTGGACGCCTCGGTGCTGGTGCTGCCCATCGTGGGGTTCCTGCCCGCCGACGACCCGCGGGTGCTGGCCACGATCGACGCCGTCGCCGAGCGGCTGACCGACGACCGCGGGCTGGTCTACCGCTACCGCACCGGGGACGGCGTCGACGGCCTGCCCGGGGACGAGGGCACCTTCCTGCTGTGCACCTTCTGGCTGGCCCAGGCGCTCGCGCTGACCGGGCAGGTGGACCGCGCCCGGGCGGTGTTCGAGCGGGCGGCGGCCTTCGCCAGCGACCTCGGGCTGCTCGCCGAGGAGGTCGACCCGGGCACCGGGGAGCTGCTGGGCAACCTGCCGCAGGCGTTCAGCCACATCGGCCTGGTGAACGCGGCGTGGGCCATCGACCAGGCGCAGCGCGGTCGGCGGCCGGACTGA
- a CDS encoding NADP-dependent oxidoreductase encodes MEEVVRAVGFRRFGGPEVIEELELPVRRPGPGEVRVTVRAAGLNPTDLKVPGGALDGVVPHRFPVVLGWDLAGVVDATGEGTGWAPGEEVVGFVRSTPIATGALAESAVVPAGVLARAPAGVEPVRAAALPLAGLMADQLVEALGGRAGGAVLVLGAGGGVGVFVTQLLTRRGATVVGVDAADRHARLREHGAAVALDRDRPLAGELAGVLPAGRVDAVVDLVGGPALAAAGAVLAPGGAVVSSVQPPQAVLGPGAGGSFVVVEPDGRRLDRLARDVEAGRLRIPPVDVVPFADAVPAVRGLGRPGHGWKTVVAVR; translated from the coding sequence ATGGAAGAGGTCGTGCGCGCGGTCGGGTTCCGCCGGTTCGGCGGTCCGGAGGTCATCGAGGAGCTCGAGCTGCCGGTCCGGCGGCCGGGACCCGGCGAGGTGCGGGTGACGGTGCGGGCCGCCGGGCTCAACCCGACCGACCTGAAGGTGCCCGGCGGAGCCCTGGACGGGGTGGTGCCGCACCGGTTCCCGGTGGTGCTCGGCTGGGACCTCGCCGGCGTGGTCGACGCGACCGGGGAGGGCACCGGGTGGGCGCCGGGGGAGGAGGTGGTCGGCTTCGTGCGGTCCACGCCGATCGCCACCGGGGCGCTGGCGGAGTCCGCCGTCGTCCCGGCGGGGGTGCTCGCCCGCGCGCCGGCCGGGGTCGAGCCGGTCCGGGCGGCGGCGCTGCCCCTGGCCGGGCTCATGGCCGACCAGCTGGTGGAGGCGCTGGGCGGACGGGCCGGCGGGGCGGTGCTCGTGCTCGGCGCCGGTGGCGGGGTGGGTGTGTTCGTCACCCAGCTGCTGACGCGCCGGGGGGCCACGGTGGTCGGGGTGGACGCCGCCGACCGGCACGCGCGGCTGCGCGAGCACGGCGCCGCGGTCGCCCTCGACCGGGACCGCCCCCTGGCCGGGGAGCTGGCCGGGGTGCTCCCCGCGGGGCGGGTGGACGCGGTGGTCGACCTGGTCGGCGGCCCGGCGCTGGCCGCGGCGGGCGCGGTGCTGGCGCCGGGCGGCGCGGTGGTGTCCAGCGTGCAGCCCCCGCAGGCGGTGCTGGGGCCCGGGGCCGGCGGCTCGTTCGTCGTGGTCGAGCCCGACGGGCGGCGGCTGGACCGCCTGGCCCGCGACGTCGAGGCCGGCCGGCTGCGGATCCCGCCGGTGGACGTCGTCCCCTTCGCCGACGCGGTGCCGGCGGTGCGCGGCCTGGGCCGCCCGGGCCACGGGTGGAAGACGGTGGTGGCGGTCCGCTGA
- a CDS encoding TetR family transcriptional regulator — MPRSDALRNRRRLLEAARDLVARSGPGVGLEAVAARAGVGIGTLYRHFPDRAALLAALVADRLADTADRLAATAGDEDPAWALRATVREFARVQVADAALAHVVRSAPAGPDAGAARAAIGARLDEVCRRARDAGVLRPGIDGADLHRLVCGLATAAEAAGTGAAAAVDRYVDVLLDGLAPAGR, encoded by the coding sequence GTGCCCCGCAGCGACGCCCTGCGCAACCGTCGGCGGCTGCTCGAGGCCGCCCGCGACCTGGTCGCCCGGTCGGGCCCGGGCGTGGGCCTGGAGGCCGTCGCGGCGCGCGCCGGCGTGGGCATCGGCACGCTGTACCGCCACTTCCCCGACCGGGCCGCGCTGCTGGCCGCGCTGGTCGCCGACCGGCTGGCCGACACCGCCGACCGGCTGGCCGCGACCGCCGGCGACGAGGACCCCGCGTGGGCGCTGCGGGCCACCGTCCGCGAGTTCGCCCGGGTGCAGGTCGCCGACGCCGCGCTGGCGCACGTGGTGCGCAGCGCCCCGGCCGGCCCCGACGCCGGCGCGGCGCGGGCGGCGATCGGCGCGCGGCTCGACGAGGTGTGCCGGCGGGCCCGGGACGCCGGCGTGCTGCGTCCGGGCATCGACGGCGCCGACCTGCACCGGCTGGTCTGCGGCCTGGCGACCGCCGCGGAGGCCGCCGGGACCGGGGCGGCGGCGGCCGTCGACCGCTACGTCGACGTGCTCCTCGACGGCCTGGCACCCGCCGGGCGCTGA
- a CDS encoding glucose 1-dehydrogenase translates to MSGRFDGRVVLVTGGSSGIGQAIAVRLAREGARVAVNHVGPAESARETADLVEQAVRECVDAVRAAGSEALLVRADVSDAAQVAAMTARVVEHFGRLDALVNNAGIQVAADTEALDVADFDRVLGVNLRGAFLCAQQAVRHFLSAGGGAVLNVSSVHQVVPKPRFLGYSVSKGGMANLTTTLALEYAARGIRVNGLGPGATVTPINRSWVDDPVRRAAVERHIPMRRAGESGEMAAAAAFLLSDEAAYVTGQTLYVDGGLTLYPSFETTWSSE, encoded by the coding sequence GTGAGCGGCCGGTTCGACGGCCGGGTGGTCCTGGTGACCGGCGGTTCGTCCGGGATCGGCCAGGCGATCGCCGTGCGGCTGGCCCGGGAGGGCGCGCGGGTGGCGGTGAACCACGTCGGGCCCGCCGAGTCCGCCCGGGAGACGGCCGACCTGGTCGAGCAGGCGGTGCGCGAGTGCGTCGACGCCGTCCGCGCGGCGGGGAGCGAGGCGCTGCTCGTGCGGGCCGACGTCTCCGACGCCGCGCAGGTGGCGGCGATGACCGCGCGCGTCGTGGAGCACTTCGGGCGGCTGGACGCACTGGTGAACAACGCCGGCATCCAGGTGGCCGCCGACACCGAGGCGCTCGACGTCGCCGACTTCGACCGGGTGCTCGGGGTCAACCTGCGGGGGGCGTTCCTGTGCGCCCAGCAGGCGGTGCGGCACTTCCTGTCCGCGGGCGGGGGAGCGGTGCTCAACGTCAGCAGCGTGCACCAGGTCGTCCCCAAGCCCCGCTTCCTCGGCTACAGCGTGAGCAAGGGCGGGATGGCCAACCTGACGACGACGCTGGCGCTGGAGTACGCCGCACGCGGCATCCGGGTCAACGGGCTGGGACCGGGGGCGACGGTCACCCCGATCAACCGCTCCTGGGTCGACGACCCGGTCCGGCGGGCCGCCGTCGAGCGGCACATCCCGATGCGCCGGGCCGGTGAGAGCGGCGAGATGGCCGCCGCCGCGGCGTTCCTGCTGTCCGACGAGGCGGCCTACGTCACCGGGCAGACGCTCTACGTCGACGGCGGGCTGACGCTGTACCCCTCGTTCGAGACGACCTGGTCGTCGGAGTGA
- a CDS encoding RNA polymerase sigma factor, which yields MEVPLADGGARLPAPRAGQPPRPAEDPVVAALLAGDEALFARLVTSWSAAMLRLARAHVSTDASAQEVVQETWLAVLRGLPGFEGRSTLRTWVFRILVHTATARGVRESRVTPVGDLTDEPGGATVDPARFRGPGDRWHRHWTPAGQPRPWDGDPAQGALRAEVRALLEAALDALPPRQRTVVVMRDVEGFTAAEVREVLGLTAANQRVLLHRGRARVRAALEVYHRGHRDDEPRGDV from the coding sequence ATGGAGGTGCCCCTCGCGGACGGCGGCGCCCGCCTCCCGGCGCCCCGGGCCGGGCAGCCGCCCCGGCCGGCCGAGGACCCGGTGGTCGCGGCGCTGCTGGCCGGCGACGAGGCGCTGTTCGCCCGGCTGGTGACCTCCTGGTCGGCCGCCATGCTGCGCCTGGCCCGCGCGCACGTGTCCACCGACGCCTCCGCACAGGAGGTGGTGCAGGAGACGTGGCTGGCGGTGCTGCGCGGGCTGCCCGGCTTCGAGGGCCGCTCGACGCTGCGCACCTGGGTCTTCCGGATCCTGGTCCACACGGCCACGGCGCGCGGGGTGCGGGAGAGCCGCGTCACCCCGGTCGGCGACCTCACCGACGAGCCCGGCGGCGCGACCGTCGACCCCGCCCGCTTCCGCGGCCCCGGCGACCGCTGGCACCGGCACTGGACGCCGGCCGGCCAGCCGCGGCCGTGGGACGGCGACCCGGCGCAGGGAGCACTGCGTGCGGAGGTGCGGGCGCTGCTGGAGGCGGCGCTGGACGCCCTGCCGCCGCGGCAGCGGACGGTGGTGGTGATGCGGGACGTCGAGGGCTTCACCGCCGCGGAGGTGCGCGAGGTGCTGGGCCTGACCGCGGCGAACCAGCGGGTGCTGCTGCACCGCGGGCGGGCGCGGGTCCGGGCGGCGCTGGAGGTCTACCACCGGGGGCACCGGGACGACGAGCCGCGCGGCGACGTGTAA
- a CDS encoding DM13 domain-containing protein: MRSRRLLPLAVAAAVLALLVLSPVELSALVPRTATGVLTVLALVVAVLVWSRLVVPRLTRRRAVRGTLRLLPVLALLAVLLVPALVDREVDEGLLEGVPVAVPMAGGTGPSASPAPPAPERLGAGPVRGVGHRASGEAVLYRAGGTTFVRLQDLDVQGAVDVVVYLVPGADQTDPEGGVDLGALKGTRGSANHVLPPGVDPADHGAVLLWCRAFSTPIAVATLV; this comes from the coding sequence GTGAGGTCCCGTCGGCTCCTGCCGCTCGCCGTCGCCGCGGCCGTGCTCGCCCTGCTGGTGCTCTCGCCGGTGGAGCTGTCCGCCCTGGTCCCCCGGACGGCCACCGGGGTGCTGACCGTGCTCGCCCTGGTGGTCGCCGTGCTCGTCTGGAGCAGGCTGGTCGTCCCCCGGCTCACCCGCCGGCGGGCGGTGCGCGGGACGCTGCGCCTGCTGCCGGTGCTCGCCCTGCTGGCCGTGCTGCTCGTCCCGGCCCTGGTCGACCGCGAGGTCGACGAGGGGCTGCTGGAGGGTGTGCCGGTCGCCGTCCCGATGGCCGGCGGGACCGGTCCGTCGGCGTCCCCGGCGCCGCCGGCGCCCGAGCGGCTCGGCGCGGGGCCGGTGCGGGGGGTCGGGCACCGGGCCAGTGGCGAGGCGGTGCTCTACCGCGCGGGAGGGACGACGTTCGTCCGGCTGCAGGACCTCGACGTGCAGGGCGCGGTCGACGTCGTCGTGTACCTCGTCCCCGGCGCCGACCAGACCGACCCCGAGGGCGGCGTGGACCTCGGCGCGCTCAAGGGCACCCGGGGCAGCGCCAACCACGTCCTGCCCCCGGGCGTGGACCCGGCCGACCACGGCGCGGTGCTGCTGTGGTGCCGGGCGTTCAGCACCCCCATCGCCGTCGCGACGCTGGTGTGA
- a CDS encoding NAD(P)/FAD-dependent oxidoreductase, with product MDTYDVVVLGAGPAGENVAARVVRGGLTAVVVEAELVGGECSYWACMPSKALLRPVHALRAARRLPGAREAVTGDLDVAAVLARRDAFAGHHDDAGQVRWLTDVGVHLVRGHGRLAGERRVEVTRPDGTPTTLAARHAVAVATGSTAALPPVPGLAEARPWTSRGLTTARDAPSRLLVLGAGVVGLEMAQAWAGLGSSVTVLEVAGRLLPAVEPFAGELLAGALREDGVDLRLGVRADRVARPCADGPVTVHLADGAAVEADELAVAAGRRPATTDLGLQTLGLRPGDALPVDDTLRVEGSDWLYAVGDVNGRALLTHQGKYQARVAGDAIAARARGEQPGWRAEADDAAVPQVVFTDPEVAAVGLTTAQAAERGLRTRTVTVELGHLAGAALHARHYRGRAALVLDEDRAVVVGATFVGQDVAELVHAATVAVVGRVPLDRLRHAVPPFPTIGEAWLRLLEEAGL from the coding sequence GTGGACACCTACGACGTCGTCGTCCTGGGCGCCGGTCCGGCCGGTGAGAACGTCGCCGCGCGTGTGGTCCGCGGCGGCCTCACCGCGGTCGTGGTCGAGGCCGAGCTGGTCGGCGGCGAGTGCTCCTACTGGGCGTGCATGCCGAGCAAGGCGCTGCTGCGCCCGGTGCACGCCCTGCGCGCCGCCCGGCGGCTGCCCGGCGCCCGGGAGGCGGTGACCGGCGACCTCGACGTCGCCGCGGTCCTCGCCCGGCGGGACGCGTTCGCCGGCCACCACGACGACGCCGGGCAGGTGCGCTGGCTCACCGACGTGGGCGTGCACCTGGTGCGCGGGCACGGCCGACTGGCCGGCGAGCGGCGGGTCGAGGTCACCCGCCCCGACGGGACGCCGACGACCCTGGCCGCCCGCCACGCCGTCGCCGTCGCGACCGGCTCCACCGCCGCGCTGCCGCCGGTGCCGGGGCTGGCCGAGGCGCGGCCGTGGACCAGCCGCGGGCTCACCACCGCCCGGGACGCCCCGTCGCGGCTGCTGGTCCTGGGCGCGGGGGTGGTCGGGCTGGAGATGGCACAGGCCTGGGCCGGGCTGGGCAGCTCGGTCACGGTGCTGGAGGTCGCCGGGCGGCTGCTGCCCGCGGTGGAGCCGTTCGCCGGCGAGCTGCTGGCCGGGGCGCTGCGCGAGGACGGCGTCGACCTGCGGCTCGGCGTCCGGGCCGACCGGGTGGCGCGGCCGTGCGCGGACGGCCCGGTGACCGTGCACCTGGCCGACGGCGCGGCGGTGGAGGCCGACGAGCTGGCCGTCGCCGCCGGGCGCCGGCCGGCGACGACCGACCTGGGCCTGCAGACCCTCGGGCTGCGACCCGGCGACGCCCTGCCCGTCGACGACACCCTGCGCGTCGAGGGCAGCGACTGGCTGTACGCCGTCGGTGACGTCAACGGCCGGGCGCTGCTGACCCACCAGGGCAAGTACCAGGCCCGCGTGGCGGGTGACGCGATCGCGGCGCGGGCGCGCGGGGAGCAGCCGGGCTGGCGGGCCGAGGCCGACGACGCCGCCGTCCCCCAGGTCGTGTTCACCGACCCGGAGGTGGCCGCCGTCGGGCTGACGACGGCGCAGGCGGCCGAGCGGGGGCTGCGGACGCGCACGGTCACCGTCGAGCTCGGGCACCTGGCCGGCGCCGCCCTGCACGCCCGGCACTACCGCGGGCGGGCCGCGCTGGTCCTCGACGAGGACCGCGCCGTCGTGGTCGGGGCGACGTTCGTCGGGCAGGACGTCGCCGAGCTGGTCCACGCCGCGACGGTCGCGGTCGTCGGGCGGGTCCCGCTGGACCGGCTGCGGCACGCGGTGCCCCCCTTCCCGACGATCGGCGAGGCGTGGCTGCGGCTGCTCGAGGAGGCCGGGCTGTGA
- a CDS encoding redoxin domain-containing protein, with the protein MSARDLQPGDRFPDLELPDVDGHLRRLSELSGGDPLVLHTYRGFWCPKERAYARELVTLQPALEVAYTRLVSVSVDPPEVAAAFRAGLDARWTFLSDAGRRWLPELGLQELTDTVHDPYLPTVWLLTPELRVHRWWLGYWYWGRPSAGELWQELRALSRDLRPDWEPPRA; encoded by the coding sequence GTGAGCGCCCGCGACCTGCAGCCGGGCGACCGCTTCCCGGACCTGGAGCTGCCCGACGTCGACGGGCACCTGCGGCGGCTGTCGGAGCTCTCCGGCGGCGACCCGCTGGTGCTGCACACCTACCGCGGGTTCTGGTGCCCCAAGGAGCGCGCCTACGCCCGCGAGCTGGTGACCCTGCAGCCGGCGCTGGAGGTGGCCTACACGCGGCTGGTGTCGGTCAGCGTCGACCCGCCGGAGGTGGCCGCGGCCTTCCGCGCCGGCCTGGACGCCCGCTGGACGTTCCTGTCCGACGCGGGACGGCGGTGGCTGCCCGAACTGGGGCTGCAGGAGCTCACCGACACCGTGCACGACCCGTACCTGCCGACGGTCTGGCTGCTCACCCCGGAGCTGCGGGTGCACCGCTGGTGGCTGGGCTACTGGTACTGGGGCCGGCCGTCGGCCGGCGAGCTGTGGCAGGAGCTGCGGGCGCTGTCGCGGGACCTGCGGCCGGACTGGGAGCCCCCGCGTGCCTGA